The DNA segment TCCGTCCTCGAACAAGCCCTCGGTCAGTTCGTCCACGGGCACGGAGAAGTGCTGCCACAATCCCGGATAATCCATGAACTTGAAGTCCACCATCAATGCCTTGTTCTCTTTTGCCAGCTTCAATACGTCCTTTGGTGTCATTGTATCCTCCTGTTCTGAAATTCGTACAGAGACCGCCATGGTCTTTTGCTTGCCTGCATTCGTGGCACGTCGAGCAATCGCCGGTTTCTTTTTCGCCGATTTTTTCCCAGTCGATTTCTTGGCTGTTGCCTTCTGGACGGCTTTCCCGGTACCGCGCTTTCCCCCCGTTT comes from the Nitrospirota bacterium genome and includes:
- a CDS encoding glutamine synthetase: MKKGKKKTGGKRGTGKAVQKATAKKSTGKKSAKKKPAIARRATNAGKQKTMAVSVRISEQEDTMTPKDVLKLAKENKALMVDFKFMDYPGLWQHFSVPVDELTEGLFEDG